In Paraburkholderia youngii, the genomic stretch GACTTGACGAGCTCCTCGTGCGGCGGAATGTTGAGCAGGATCTGCGGCGCGGGAAACGGGATGTGCAGGAAGAAGCCGATGCGGTTCGTCACGCCCTCGCTGCGCAGCGCCTCGGCGAACGGGATCAGATGGTAGTCGTGAATCCAGATGATGTCGTCCGGTTCGAGCAGCTTGACCAGCTTGTGCGCGAGCCACGCGTTGACGCGCCGGTAGCCGGCGTACTCGTCGCGCTCGTAGCGCGCGAGGTCGTTGCGGTAGTGGAATACCGGCCACAGCGTCGCGTTCGAGAAGCCGCGGTAGTACTGGTCGTAGTCCTTGCGCGTGAGGCCGACGGTCGCGAAGGTCACCGCGCCGTCCTGCTCGAGCATCGGCCCCGCGTTGGCGACCGTCTCGCTGACCACGTCGCCGCTCCAGCCGAACCAGACGCCGCCTGCATCCTTGAGCGCGCCGAATACGCCGACGGCCAGTCCGCCCGCCGATCCCTTGGTCTCCGTCGGCGTCGCGACGCGATTCGACACGACGATCAATCGGCCCATAGTGCATGTCCTCCGTAGTTCTTGCGCTGCGCCGCGCCGACTGCGCGGGCGTGGTGCGCCCGTAAAGAGCAATCGGTGTGCCCGGGCTTCGTTGGGCGTGAGCGGGCTCGACGTTCGCGGCGCGCGATTCGTGATTGGCGCTCGGCAACGCCTGGCTAAGCCTGCTCCTTCGCCTTCTGCGGGACCTCGGCCGTGCCAGTGCGGCCGAGGCGGCTCGCCACCGGATCGGCTTCCGTATGCGCGGCGGTGCTGCCGGCGGGCGCCTGGCGGCTGCGCGGCAGCCAGTCGATCGGGCCAGCGCCGCTCGTCTCCAGCTCCGCCGACACCTCCGCACGCGCCCGCGGCAGGTATTCCGGGTAATGCCGGTGCACGAAATCGAGCAGCCCTTCCCGCACGCGGCAGCGCAAATCCCACGCGAGGCCGGAATCGGGCGCGCTGACGAGCGCGCGCAACTGCATCGCGCGCTCGGTGCAGTCCGTCACTTGCAGCACCTGCACGCGGCGGTCCCACTCGGGTGCATTCTCGACGATGCGCGCGAGCTCCTCGCGCAGCGGCGCGAGCGGCATCCGGTAATCGACGAACAGGAACACGGTGCCGATGATCTGCGAGCTGTTGCGCGTCCAGTTCGTGAACGGGTTTTCGATAAACCATTGCAGCGGCACGATCAGGCGGCGCTGGTCCCACAGCCGCACCGACACGTAGGTGCCGGTGATTTCCTCGATGCGCCCCCACTCGTTCTGGATCACGACGACGTCGTCGAGGCGGATCGGCTGCGACAGCGCGATCTGCAAACCGGCGATCAGGTTGCCGAGCACCGGCCGCGCCGCGATACCGGCGACCAGACCGGCGACGCCGGCCGAAGCCAGCAGGCTCGCACCGATTTGCCGCACATTGGGCAAGGTCATCAGAGCACCGCCGACACCGATGATCACGATCACGATCATCACCGAGCGCGCGAGCACACGCGCCTGCGTATGGATGCGGCGCGCTTGCAGGTTATCGGCGCTATCGAGCGGATGAGCGCGGATGATCGCTTCGCCGATCGCCGCGGCCGAGCGCACCGACAGCCACGTCAGTGCGGCGATCAGCGCGATGCCGGTGATGTCGCGCACCGGTTCGATGAAGTTGAGGGTATCGGGCGCCTCGGACCAGACCCACGCGAACACGAGGATCACGAGGACGAACAGCGAGGGCTTGTCGATATAGCGCAGCACGACGCTCGTCAGCGCATGCGGTCGGGCTAGACGCATCACGACGCGCGCGCCAAGGCGGTGAACGCCGATCGCCACGATCGTCACGAATGCCGTCACGATCAGCGCGCCGAGCCACGTATGCAGCGGCGCGGCGGCCACGCGGTAGAAGTCGTCGATAGTAGGCATAACGGGCATCTTCCTCCGGGCTCGATGAGCGGCGGCGCGCCTGCGGGACTACTGACATCCGGGGGCGCCCCCAGCGGGAGCGACGACCCCGACACCCAAGGCGCTCGACGGCGCCTGGGGCGTTACAACGGGTTCTTCGATGCGCGGCGGTTATCGATCAGCCGCCGCTCTTGCACGGAAACGCCTTGCCGAGACCCAGCGAAATCGCCGTGCTAGCGTTGTAGCCCGCGGCGTTAGGATTCTCGGCGATGTACTTGCGCACGGCGTCGGTCAACTGCGCCGAGCGCGCATCCGGCGGCAGGCAGAAGTACTGGCCGACGCGCGGACCGGTGGTGCCGCCGATCGCGTCGATCGTGTTGAAGATGCCGTCGGCCGCGCCTTCTATGTAGGCCGCGCAGGCGCTACGCGAAGCGATGTCCGTCTTGGTGCACAGCTTGTTGAGGTCGCCTCCCGTAAACGCGGCTGCCGAAAGCGGCAAGGCAAGCGCGCCGGCGAAAATCAATGCCCGCAGCATGGTGTTCCTTTTCCAGGGTTGTTTATCACGCGGTCTTTCTGCCGCGTCCGGGCGGCGCGCTACGCGGCGCGCCGAAGTCGTCATTCTGCACTGTTTTACACGGCGGCAGCAGGCCCGCTGCCGCGCGGCTCGGACAAAACCGCAGCAAAACGGCACGGCCTCGCGGGCCCGCCGCACCGCCTGCCGACAGCGTCATTGTTTCTGCTGCTGGGTCTGCTGCATGCGGGCCGTGAGTCCTTCGACGACGTCCGGCTCCTTGTAGGTCTTGGCGAAATCGAGCGCGGTCATGCCGATCTGGTTTTTCACCGACAGGTCCGCGCCGTTGTCGAGCAGCAGCTTGACCGTCGACACGTGGCCGCCGCGCGCGGCCATCATCAGCGGCGTGGTGCCGTTCGGCGAGCCCGTGTCGACGTAGGCCGAGTGGTCGAGCAGCACCTTGACGATGTCGTCGTGGCCGTTGGCGGCCGCGTAGTGCAGCGGCGCCCAGCCCTTCTTGTTGACCTCGGCGTCCTTCGCGATCAGCAGATTCACGAGGTTCAGGTCGCCGACCAACGACGCCATCATCAGCGCATTCTCGCCGGCCTTGTCCTGGATCTCGATGTCGGTTTTCGGATTCGCGAGCAACGCGGCCGCGACCTTGTCGGATTTCTCGCGGGCGGCGATCACCAGCAGCGGCATGCCCTGATTGTCGACGCTGTTCGGGTCCATGCCCTTAGCGAGCAGCTTTTTGACGCCGTCGACGTCGTCGAACTTGACCGCCTTGATGAGCGTGTCGATCGGCGCTGCATGCGCGGGCACCGCGACCAGCGCCGCGCAGGCGAGCGCGGCGGCGCACGCAAGACGGCGTGCCGGCGCGAGAGCCCGGGCGCCCGGCCCGGCGGACAGCGGTTGGAAAGCAGCGGACGACGTCGAAATATTTTTCATATGGTACTTTAGGAAAGCTTCCTATCTCTTTGATGTTACTCGGCTTTTTCAGACATCGGCCGGCGCGGCGATTCCGAACAGCCTGAAGAAGTTTTGCGTGGTTGCGGCAGCCAGCGCCTCGTCCGGCATCTCGCGTTGCTGCGCGATGAAGCGTCCGACATAACTGACGTACGCAGGTTCATTCGGCTTGCCGCGATACGGCACCGGCGCCAGATACGGCGAATCGGTTTCGATCAGCAGACGCTCGAGCGGCACGCGGCGCGCGACCTCCTGCACATCGGTCGCGTTCTTGAACGTGACGATGCCCGACAGCGAAATGTAAAAATTCTGCGCAAGCGCCTGCTCGGCGATGGCCCACGGTTCGGTGAAGCAGTGCATCACGCCGCCCGGCACGCCCGCGCGCTCCTCGGCCATGATGCGCAACGTATCTTCCGACGACGAACGGGTGTGGATGATGAGCGGCTTGCCGGTCGCGTGCGCGGCGCGGATGTGCGTGCGAAAGCGCTCGCGCTGCCACTCCATGTCGGCGATCGAGCGGCCTTCGAGGCGGTAGTAGTCGAGCCCGGTTTCGCCGATCGCGACGACCTTCGGGTGCTCGGCCAGTTCGACCAGTTCGGCCACGCTCGGCTCGCGCATGTGCTCGTGATCGGGATGCACGCCGACCGACGCGTACACGTTGTCATGGCGGTTGGCGATATCCAGCACCGACGGCAGCGTTTCGAGGTCCACCGACACGCACAGCGCGTGCGACACCGAATGGCTGCGCATGTTTTCGAGCACTTGCGGCAGACGGTCCGCGAGTCCTTCGAAGTTGATATGGCAGTGTGAATCGACAAACATGGTCAGGTCCTGCGAAAAAAGGGCTTTGCGGCCGGGCGACGGCATGGCCGGGGCCGCTTGGGACGGCTCAGGTAGCTTGCTTAGGTAGCGTGCGCAAGGCGCTTGCCAAGAATCACCAGATCGCGCTCGACGCCGTCCAGCACCGCGACGCGCGGCAGCGTGCCCCATGCGTCGAAGCCGAAGCCGCGGAACAGCCGCACGCTCGCTTCATTGTGACCGAACACGAAACCGAGCACCGTGTCGATGCCAAGACCGGGTGCCGCTTCGAGCGACGCCGCCAGCAACTGCTTGCCGAGACCCTGGCCGCGCGCGCTTTCGTCCAGATAGATGCTGACTTCGGCGGTGCGCTGGTAGGCCGGACGCCCATAAAAATCGGAAAAGCTCAGCCACGCGATCACGCGGCCCGCCTGCTGCGGATCTTCGACCACCCACAGCGGCCGCTTCTGCGGGCCGTGCGCATGAAACCATGCATGCCGGCTCTCGATGCTGACCGGCTCGAGGTCCGCAGTGACCTGACGCGACGGAATCGTCGAATTGTAGATGGCGACGATCGCGGGCAGATCGTCGAGCGTGGCGTCGCGGTAGGAAAGGCTCATGGTGGCTTGGCTTGAATGGAATAAGACGGAAGGCTGTCTGGCTGCGGGCTCACGCAAACAGCGCGCGATAGCCGATGAACAGTTCCTCGAACACGAGCCGCGGGTTGAGCGGATGGTTTTCGACCGCGCGCTGGCGCGTAACGGTGCGCAGAAAGCGTGCGAATGCATTGGCGTCGGCCTGCGCGGCGCAGCGCGCGAGCGCGGCAGACGCCTGCGGGAAAAAGCGCGGCGCGCCAGCGGTGCGCTGCGCGAGCAGATCGTACATCCAGCGCTGCAGCCAGCCGAGCACGAGCGGCACCGGCAGCTTCTGCAGCGCCTCGCCACAGGCGAATGCGTCGCAGCCGGCGCCGGCCGCGAGCTGCTTGAGCGTCCAGTCGCGCAGCGGACGGTTCTCGTCGCTGGCGAGCGCGAGCGCGGCGAGCGGCGCACCGCCCGCTTCGGCGAGCAGCGCGGCGGCGTCTTCGACGCCTTGCGCGGCGAGCCACGGCGCCGCGGTGTCCGGCGCTGGCACGCTCATCGGCCACTGACGGCAGCGGCTGATGATGGTCGGCAGCAAACGGTCGATGCGCGCCGACACCATCAGGAACACGACGCCCGCGGGCGGCTCTTCGAGCGTCTTCAGCAACGCGTTGGCGGCCGCGACGTTGAGCGCCTCGGCCGGATACAGCACGACCACGCGCGCGCCGCCGCGGTGCGAACCGACGCCGACGAAGTCGAGCAGACCGCGGATCTGTTCGATCTTGATTTCCTTGCTCGGCGTGCGGGTCTTCTTGCCTTCGTCGCCATCGGCTTTTTCGGCCTTGTCGTCGGCGCCGTTCGCGGCGTTCGCGAGACCGGCTTCGGCGGCGAGCGCCTCCGGCACGACGATGCGGTAGTCCGGATGATTGCCCTGCACGAACCAGTTGCAGGCCGCGCACGCGCCGCACGGCTCGCCGTTCGGCAGCGGCGCCTCGCACAGCAGACCTTGCGCGAGGTGCTGCGCGAAGCGCAGCTTGCCGATCCCCGCCTGGCCGTGCAGCAACAACGCGTGCGGCCAATGGCCGCGCAGCTGCTGCAGGCGGTTCCAGTCATCGGCTTGCCACGGATAGATCATCGTTTGTCTTTTTGAATCAATTGGTTGCACGCATTACTTCAGGTGGTGAATCAACTTGACACGTGGTTATAAGAACCGATTATATCCTCTTGAAATCAAAGAGTTGCGATCAACTCTTCAAGCTGTTTCTGAATTCGCACGATGCTCTGCGAAGAGTCGATGATAGCGAATCGATGCGGCGCTTCTTCGGCGCGGCGCATGTATTCGGCGCGCGTGCGCTCGAAAAACGCCGCCGACTCGCTCTCGAAACGATCCGGGTTGCGCGCCGCGCTGCGCCGCTCGTTGGCGACGGCGGGCGGCAGGTCGAACAGCACGGTCAAATCCGGCTGGAAACCACCCTGCACCCAGCGCTCGAGCGTCTCCAGCTTGTCGCGCGGTAGGCCGCGGCCGCCGCCCTGGTACGCGAAGGTGGCGTCGGTGAAACGGTCGGACAGCACCCAGTCGCCGCGCGTGAGCGCCGGCTCGATCACCTCGGCCAGATGCTGGCGGCGCAGCGCGAACATCAACAACGCCTCGGTTTCGAGGTCCATCTTCTGATGCAGCACGATCTCGCGGATCTGCTCGCCGAGCGGCGTGCCGCCGGGCTCGCGCGTCATGACCACCGAGCGGCCGCTCGGCGCGAGCTTCGCCTCGAGGCGTTCGCGGAACCAGCCCAGATGGGTAGTCTTGCCCGCGCCGTCGATGCCTTCAAACGTTATGAATTTGCCGCGCGCCATCATTGCCCTCGAATGTATTTGTCCACGGCCTTGTTGTGTTCGCCGAGGGTGTCAGAAAAGATGCTGCTGCCGTCGCCGCGCGACACGAAGTACAGCGCGCTGCTCGGCGCCGGGTTCATCGCCGCCTGCAGCGACGCGACGCTCGGCAGCGAGATCGGCGTCGGCGGTAGGCCCATCCGGGTGTAGGTATTGTAGGGAGTGTCGGTCTGCAGGTCTTTCTTCCTGATGCGGCCAGCGTAGCTTTCGCCCATCCCGTAGATCACCGTCGGGTCGGTCTGTAGCGGCATGCCCGCGCGCAGACGGTTGGCGAACACGGCGGCGACGAGCGCCCGGTCGGACGCCTTGCCGGTTTCCTTTTCGATGATCGACGCCATCGTCAGAGCGTCGTACGGCGTCTTGTACGGCAGGTTCGGCGCGCGCGCGAGCCACGCTTCGTCCAGACGCACGCGCATCAGCCGGTACGCGCGGCGGTAGATGTCGAGGTCGCTCGTGTCCTTGTCGAACAGGTAGGTATCCGGGAAGAACAGCCCTTCGCCGTTGCCGATCGACGCCTCGGGCGCGCCGATTGCGCTCATCAGATCGGCGTCGCTCATGCCGAGCGTGTCGTGTTTCAGCGCGGGATTCGCGTCGAGCTCGGCGCGCATGCGCTTGAAGGTCCAGCCTTCGATGATCGTCGCCACGTATTCGTTGACGTCGCCGCGGGCGATTTTCTGCAGCACCTCGTAGGGGGTGATGCCGCTCTTGAACTCATAGTTGCCGGACTTCAGGTCGCTTTGCAGGCCGAGCAGCCGCGTCATCGCGATGAACAGCTCGGGTTCGACCGGCACACCGCCGCGATTGAGCTGCAGCGCGACGCTGCGCAGGCTGCTGTGCGGTTTGACGGTGACGTCGAGTTGCGCCGGGGTCAATTCGAGCGGGCGGGTGGCCCAGAAGTATCCAGCGGCGATGGCCGCCGCGGCCAGCACAACGACGAGCGCGCCGGCTGCGAAACATTTCTTAAGAAAGGACACGACAGGAAAGCATTAGCGTTTAGATGGCAACGAACTGATTTTTAACGGGAAAGTCTTGCGTCGGTCAACACGGTGGCGGTGCCGCCTGGCAGCCCTTTCGGCGTTTTGCGCCCTGTATTGTATAGATGCGGGCACAAGATGGTCACAAGCCAGAGACGTCAACATGAAATCCACAGGCGTCGGTCCGATGCTACGCGGGTCTACGCGGCCACAACATGGGTCAGACGTCGCCCGGGTCGGACAGTTCGCGACAAACGACTTTCGGCCTCTTCCGCCTTTGACCGTTGTTGACAGTCTTGAACCACGCTTCAACCGCACCCTGGACGGCGCCGTCACCCCGCGGCAGGCGCGAAGTACACCGGTCCATGCGTCCCTCTCGATTCTGCATATCGCCTGCGTCGTTGTAGCCGCCAAGGCCATACGACAACAATAGCGCTCGCTTCGAACTTGTTTTTTCCCAAAGCATGATCGGGTCCCGGCCATAGGGCATCCCGGCTGATTTGACATGACAGAGGAGACGCATGGCGATCGACTTCAAAGTCGGCATCCACCGGAGCTGCACACTCCACACGCGGCAGGAATATCGCGGCAACGCACTCAGCGACGAGGCGCGTAACGGACGTAAGCTCATTACCTCGGCAAGCGCCTGGGAGCTTACGCACGACACGCGCCAGCTACCCCGGCTCGTCGAGTTCATGCGCAATGTGCGCGGCGGCGCATCTGCGAGCGGCACGGCACCGGATCAACTCGCCCGGACCCTACGAGCCGCCGTCGAGCGCGGCGAGGTGATTGCGGTGGCCCCGAAGCCGCACGTCCCGAGCGTAGGCGGCACGCCTATCCAACAGGAGATCCGTCCGTATTATCCGACCGTCACGCCGTCGCAGCTATTCCGGCGGGTGCTGCCGGCAGTGCGTGCCGAGCGCGCATTCGAGCGCCCCAAATTACCGCGGCTGGCGGCCGACGATGACCTCGCGATCTGGCACGCCCGCCCAGGCGACGTCTTGCCAGACGGAACCATCGCCACGCCAGTATCGACCCCGCTCGGCGATGCGCGGCCGTTTCAATACCCGGAGGATCCGCAGTTCGGCGATGTGCAGGAACTGGCGGCGCGTGGCGTCAGTGAGACGGATGAGGCTGAGTGTTTCGCGGACTACCATTCAGACATGGCCCAATGTCAGGTAGCCCGAGCCTTGTATCGAGATCCACGCAGCTATGCGCTCTGCACACAGCGAGCTTTCGACAAATTCCAGGCATGCAGGGGATATTGAGATGACTAAATCAGATCGGGCTAGCGTCATTTTTTACGATGCCGATACGCAGCAGTTAAAGATGTGCACAGTTTCACGGGTTCACGTGCAAGCGGCAATCGATCGAGCGCTGGCAATCACTATCCCACCGGATGCTGCGGAAAATTCAATATTGCCAGTTACCGACGAAGACGCACGGAAGCTGGGAGCGATGGCCATTCTGATTCAGGCAATCTCGCATCCCGAATTGCGCGAACGTCTGAAAATCACGACTGAGCAACCGATGGATTGGGCACCCGCCAAACCGCCCTCGGAATGACAGTAGAGCATCCGCCTCTCCAGCAGACGGCATTCCAAAATTACCAGAGCTGCAGAGGTTTCTGAGATGACAAAGCGCCAGCGTGCCACCGTGATCTTTTATAGCGAGGATGTCCAGCAGATACAGGTATGTACCGTGTCGCGCGACGAAGTCGAGGGGGCCCTAAATCGGCAGATTGCGCGGAGAATGGCAATGACTGTGCCACTGGGTTCTGAAGATTGCGGTGCGCCGATCACGGACGAAACCTTGCGTCAGATTGGTGGCATGGCCGTGCTCAACCAGGCGTCGGTCCATCCGGAACTGCACAGTCGGCTGCAGATTACGCTCCACCACGCCGTTGACTGGACGCCCGCCAAGCCACCCTCGGAATAACCATGGCTCATCCGCCTTGCTCAGCGGCTTGGCCTAGGCCACCTCGGGTCGCGCTGTGTAAGGCGCTCGCAAAGCCTTCATTCGCCAAGGACGTGCGAAACGTGACGGACTTGGACTGAATATAATGGGTGTTTGCCTTAGCCAAAGTCAGAATTGACGGAATCCATGAACACACCGCTCGTGAACGCCCCAGCTAACGCTTCCGGTCTCGCTCCCACCGCGGCGGCGCCCGCCGCCGC encodes the following:
- a CDS encoding mechanosensitive ion channel family protein — its product is MPTIDDFYRVAAAPLHTWLGALIVTAFVTIVAIGVHRLGARVVMRLARPHALTSVVLRYIDKPSLFVLVILVFAWVWSEAPDTLNFIEPVRDITGIALIAALTWLSVRSAAAIGEAIIRAHPLDSADNLQARRIHTQARVLARSVMIVIVIIGVGGALMTLPNVRQIGASLLASAGVAGLVAGIAARPVLGNLIAGLQIALSQPIRLDDVVVIQNEWGRIEEITGTYVSVRLWDQRRLIVPLQWFIENPFTNWTRNSSQIIGTVFLFVDYRMPLAPLREELARIVENAPEWDRRVQVLQVTDCTERAMQLRALVSAPDSGLAWDLRCRVREGLLDFVHRHYPEYLPRARAEVSAELETSGAGPIDWLPRSRQAPAGSTAAHTEADPVASRLGRTGTAEVPQKAKEQA
- a CDS encoding Rap1a/Tai family immunity protein, with amino-acid sequence MLRALIFAGALALPLSAAAFTGGDLNKLCTKTDIASRSACAAYIEGAADGIFNTIDAIGGTTGPRVGQYFCLPPDARSAQLTDAVRKYIAENPNAAGYNASTAISLGLGKAFPCKSGG
- a CDS encoding ankyrin repeat domain-containing protein, which gives rise to MKNISTSSAAFQPLSAGPGARALAPARRLACAAALACAALVAVPAHAAPIDTLIKAVKFDDVDGVKKLLAKGMDPNSVDNQGMPLLVIAAREKSDKVAAALLANPKTDIEIQDKAGENALMMASLVGDLNLVNLLIAKDAEVNKKGWAPLHYAAANGHDDIVKVLLDHSAYVDTGSPNGTTPLMMAARGGHVSTVKLLLDNGADLSVKNQIGMTALDFAKTYKEPDVVEGLTARMQQTQQQKQ
- a CDS encoding TatD family hydrolase — protein: MFVDSHCHINFEGLADRLPQVLENMRSHSVSHALCVSVDLETLPSVLDIANRHDNVYASVGVHPDHEHMREPSVAELVELAEHPKVVAIGETGLDYYRLEGRSIADMEWQRERFRTHIRAAHATGKPLIIHTRSSSEDTLRIMAEERAGVPGGVMHCFTEPWAIAEQALAQNFYISLSGIVTFKNATDVQEVARRVPLERLLIETDSPYLAPVPYRGKPNEPAYVSYVGRFIAQQREMPDEALAAATTQNFFRLFGIAAPADV
- a CDS encoding GNAT family N-acetyltransferase, with the translated sequence MSLSYRDATLDDLPAIVAIYNSTIPSRQVTADLEPVSIESRHAWFHAHGPQKRPLWVVEDPQQAGRVIAWLSFSDFYGRPAYQRTAEVSIYLDESARGQGLGKQLLAASLEAAPGLGIDTVLGFVFGHNEASVRLFRGFGFDAWGTLPRVAVLDGVERDLVILGKRLAHAT
- a CDS encoding DNA polymerase III subunit delta', which codes for MIYPWQADDWNRLQQLRGHWPHALLLHGQAGIGKLRFAQHLAQGLLCEAPLPNGEPCGACAACNWFVQGNHPDYRIVVPEALAAEAGLANAANGADDKAEKADGDEGKKTRTPSKEIKIEQIRGLLDFVGVGSHRGGARVVVLYPAEALNVAAANALLKTLEEPPAGVVFLMVSARIDRLLPTIISRCRQWPMSVPAPDTAAPWLAAQGVEDAAALLAEAGGAPLAALALASDENRPLRDWTLKQLAAGAGCDAFACGEALQKLPVPLVLGWLQRWMYDLLAQRTAGAPRFFPQASAALARCAAQADANAFARFLRTVTRQRAVENHPLNPRLVFEELFIGYRALFA
- the tmk gene encoding dTMP kinase, whose translation is MARGKFITFEGIDGAGKTTHLGWFRERLEAKLAPSGRSVVMTREPGGTPLGEQIREIVLHQKMDLETEALLMFALRRQHLAEVIEPALTRGDWVLSDRFTDATFAYQGGGRGLPRDKLETLERWVQGGFQPDLTVLFDLPPAVANERRSAARNPDRFESESAAFFERTRAEYMRRAEEAPHRFAIIDSSQSIVRIQKQLEELIATL
- the mltG gene encoding endolytic transglycosylase MltG translates to MSFLKKCFAAGALVVVLAAAAIAAGYFWATRPLELTPAQLDVTVKPHSSLRSVALQLNRGGVPVEPELFIAMTRLLGLQSDLKSGNYEFKSGITPYEVLQKIARGDVNEYVATIIEGWTFKRMRAELDANPALKHDTLGMSDADLMSAIGAPEASIGNGEGLFFPDTYLFDKDTSDLDIYRRAYRLMRVRLDEAWLARAPNLPYKTPYDALTMASIIEKETGKASDRALVAAVFANRLRAGMPLQTDPTVIYGMGESYAGRIRKKDLQTDTPYNTYTRMGLPPTPISLPSVASLQAAMNPAPSSALYFVSRGDGSSIFSDTLGEHNKAVDKYIRGQ